The segment TCTGCCTTGGAAGCGCCTGGATGATCAGCAAAATTCTGCGCTGTATCGGAACGCCGAAGGCTTTTGCAAGACTGGGCAGCTTTTTGTTTCTGAGCAGCTTATCCCTGTACCTGATTGTCTTCGTGATTGCGCAGGTGGACGGCTTCGCCCTGTTTTTTCTGCTTTTGGGCTTTTATTTTTATCTGAACGGAAAGGAAAAATGGTTCCTGCTCTGCTACGCTGTTGCAATGCCGTGCAAGATGTTTGCCATATTTCTCTTCCTTCCGCTGCTACTTCTGATAGAAAAGCGGATTATTTTTCTGGGAGTAAAAACAGCGCTGCTGTTTGTGTTTTGGTTTCTGTCAAGACTTCTGTTTAACGGTGATCCGGCCTACCACTTTGCTGTGGGGTCTCAGAGCCGGGATGCCATACTGCAGATTGCGGGAAGCAAGTTTTTCTGGGGCTGGGACGTCATTCTGTTCGTAGTTGCCTATATAGGAATCTGCGCGTTCTGCTATCTGTGCAGAGAATACAGAGAAAACAGGAACCGCTATGAGATTCCTGTCTACTGTGCCATGGCCGTATGGACCTGTTTTGTCTGCTTTATCAACTTCAATTCCTACTGGGTCCTCTATCTGCTCCCGTTTTTGATTATCGGGATCGTGGGAAACGGGCGTTTTTTAAAGCTCTGCTGTTTCCTGGAGCTGGCGTTTTCCGTAGGCTATTTCGGAGTGCTGGTGCTTTACTGCAATCCTCTGGCAGACGTAGATCTGCTGAACCGGCTGTTTCTTGGCAGCTTTTACTCCATTCCGGCCTATGATGCCACAAAGTATGGTTCTGTTAATTACATGGCAGAAGTGATGGGCTGGGATATGTGGGCGCCCTTTTTTTCCTCCTGTATGGTAGGAGCTCTTTTCATGCTCCTTATTTTGGCCTGCCCGTTTCTGTTTAAGAAGGAAAAGCGCTTTGAGATGCCGGAGCAGTCGGTTTTGGCTGTGAGAGTCGTCTGTATGGCAGCTCTGACCATTTTTATTCTGTACGCATACTTAAAGACAGCGCCCCCTGTTCTGTATTCCTCCCTGGAGGCAGAGCAGCTCACATGCCAGACAGACCTGCTGAAAGACAGCTCGTGGATCGGACAGGAGATAGAGCCGGACGAAACGGCAAATCCGGAGGAGATAGAGCTGTTTTTCATGAATCCTGACTATAAGCGCAATAATTTCTGTTCCATAGAGGTAGAGGTGATTGATACCCAGGATGGCCGGGCCCTGTTTTCTGAACGAATCGGATGCTCGATGATAGAGAGCGGAGAAAAGGTTCGAATAGGCTTAGACGGACTGACTCTGGAGGCAGGGAAGACCTACCTGGTGAAGCTGACGGGAATAGAGGGAATCGAACGAAATGAAGGCATGGAGATTTATCCGAGTATAACGGATGGCCTTTACGATCCGGAGCATCCGGCCATTCTTAATGGTGCGGAGCAGGACTACAATCTCTATTTCAGGGTCCGCTGACAGGAAAGGAGGCACAGAATAATGGAGAAGGAGCAAAAAACGGTGGGAAAGAGAAAGACAGCGCCGATCCTGTATGTCGTTGTCCCCTGCTACAATGAGGAGAGCGTACTGCCTGTCACTTCAAAGATTTTTCTGGAGAAGCTTCAGGGCATGATCGGAAGAAAAAAAATAAAGGACGAGAGCCGTATCCTGTTCGTAAATGACGGTTCCAGAGACAGTACCTGGGAGCTGATACGCAGCCTGGCCAGGGAGGATCGCCACTATGGGGGGATCTCCCTGAGCCGGAACCGCGGCCATCAGAATGCGGTTCTGGCAGGGCTGATGACTGCAAAATCTGTCTGCGACATAACCATAACGATTGACTGTGACGGTCAGGACGAGCCGGACGCCATGGAGAAGATGGTGGATGAGTGGAACAGGGGAGCCGAGATTGTGTACGGGGTGAGAAGCAACAGGAAAACAGACACCTTTCTCAAGCGGTTCACTGCGGAGAGCTTTTACCGGATCATGGGCTGGATGGGAGTGGAGACAGTGTTTAACCATGCCGACTACCGGCTTCTGAGCCGCCGGGTATTGGACGAACTGTCCGGTTACCAGGAGGTGAATCTTTTTCTCAGAGGCATGATCCCCCTGATCGGGTTTCAGAGCAGCTGTGTCTACTACGAACGCCAGGAACGTCTGAAGGGAGAGAGCCATTACACGCTGAAAAAGATGGTTGCCCTGGCGGTGGACGGGATCACGAGCCTGTCCACCAAGCCGATCCGCCTGATCACAGGCCTGGGGCTGATGATCGCCTTCCTGAGCTTTATCGGAGTTCTGTGGTCTGTGCTGCAGGTGTTTGCAGGAAAAACAGTCCAGGGCTGGGGCTCGATCGTCAGCATCGTCTGCTTCCTCAGCGGAATTCAGCTGCTGTCCCTGGGGATTATCGGTGAATATATCGGAAAAATCTATATGGAGACGAAGCACAGACCCAGGTTTATTATCAGTGAGACTACGTGGGAACTGGAAGAGGAAGAATGATGGCAAAATACTTTGAAAAAAACTTCTGCATTATCAATTTTTTTCTTACTGCGTTTTTTGCAGCTGTGATGGTAGTGGGCGCAAGTTTTATGAAGCTTAACAGCTGGGAAGAGGTGAGACGCTACCCGATATTTAGCCTGGTATCGTTTTTCTGCTACTGGGCTGCTTACTTTATTATTTCTCTGCTTCTGTTTAAAAAGATCCTGCGCCTGGAGAAAGACAGGAAAGAGACGAAGAGCGGGACGTACGCAAAATTTTTCATCCTGTGGGCAGGGCTATTGCTGTGCTGGCTCCCCTGGCTGATCGGATTTTATCCCGGGATCAGCAACAGCGATGTCTCGGATCAGCTCGCTCAGGCATTTAATTTTGAAAATGAAACGTATCTGTTAATTGATAATCCCTTATCGGATGAGGTTCTCATTAACGGGCACCACCCTGTTTTTAATACCTGGATCCAGGGATTATTTCTGAGGATTGGGATATTGCTGGGAAGTCAGAATGTGGGGATTTTTCTGCACGCTCTATGGATAGCCCTTCTTACGACGGGTGTATTTGCATATTCACTCTGGTATATGATGCGAAACTCTGTGCCCAGATGGATGTGCATGACAGTTTTTTGCATATTTGCGTTTGTTCCCTGCTTTCCGCTTTACGGGATCAATCTTGTAAAAAATTCTACCTACTCTGCCTGGCTGTATCTGTGGGTGATCCTGCTGGTGCGCCTGGCCGTGGAGGGAGAGGGGCTGCTCAGGAAAAAGGCCTATCTGCTCTTATTTTCTCTTTCCATACTGATGCAGATGCTGAATGTCAAGCATGGAGTTCATGTGGTTGTTTTGACAGCTGTATTTGTGCTGTGGGCGTACAGGGCATCCCTCAGAAGACTGCTGCCGGTGTTTCTGATTCCTGTTTTGGCAGTTCAGATTGGATTTAACGGAATTCTGATGCCGTTTCTTCAGATATCGCCGGGGAGCAGGAGGGAGGCACTGGGATTTTTCTACCAGCAGACGGCCCGCTATGCCAGAGATTATCCTGATGAAGTGACTCCGGAAGAGAAGGCCGCGATTGACGGAGTGCTGGATTATGACCGGCTTGCCGGACTGTACAACCCGATCACCTCGGATCCGGTGAAGTTTGAAGCCTACAGAAAGGAGCAGACCCGGGCCGATCAGACTGCGTACTTTAAAGTATGGGCAAAACAGTTTATAAAACATCCGGGAGTGTACCTGGAGGCCGCTGTAAACGGCTGTTATGGATTCTTCTATCCGGGGCTGATGGAATGGTACGATTACAGAGGATTTGACTCTGCCATCCGGGAGGTGGGAGACGGCTTTTTCACGGCGGGACATCCCCAGGCGCTGTCGGAATTCAAAGATTTGCTGAAAGCCATAGAATACAACGCCAAATTTCTTCCTGTCATCGGCATGTTTTTCCGGCACGGCACCTACGTATGGGTGATGCTTTGGTGCGCGGCGGCGCTGTTAGCCGTAAAAAAATACCGTTATCTGGCAGCGCTGATGCCCTTTCTCCTGAATATTCTGGTATGTATAGTCTCGCCGTTTAACGCAAATACCAGATACCTTCTGCCTGTCATTTACGGATCCGGTTTTGCCGTATTAATTGTTATTTCGGCAGTTCTGCAAATCAGAAAGGGAGATAGTGAACAGCAGAATCCAGATGCCTCCTGCGGGAAAAGCCGTGAAGAAGTACGGTGAGATTCACCTCCTCAGATTTCGGTTATAAGCTGTAAAAATTCTGTTTCTATTATGTAAAAAAATGCAGTTTCAGGGGATAAGTGTGGACACGAAAAGCAGAATCATCTATAATTCCAGAAGAAGCGTGTATGAAAACTGAATGTGAATATGATGCAGCTCAGAGTACGGTCAGCTGCGGCCTAAGCATGGCCTGTAAACTTTTCTTTTTAAAGTATTGACATAGAACCATAAACTGATATATAACGGAATGAGTTCTGAGCTATCATAAATCCGTGTGCTCAGAAAACACTTTTTTGCCGTGATTTGCAGACGGCAGCAGCAGTGATTTAAAGTATCAATTACTGGAATATTGGGACATCAAGGCCAAAATTCATCTGTCTGGGAATGGAGAGACAGGTGAAAAACAGACTTTTTACTGCGTGACTGAGTCTTAGAAGGTGGCAGAGACGGCTGCCAGTTCGGAACTGCTGGCGGAGACTGAGATAAGTTGTGGAGAAAAACGGATGAAAGGATAAAGGGGAGATATTTAAGATGAGAGAGACCGGAAACAGAGAACAGGGACGCATTGCAGTTCTGATTCCGTGTTATAATGAAAGCCAGACCATCGAAAAGGTTGTGAGAGATTATAAAAACGCGCTGCCGGAGGCCGATATCTATGTTTATGACAATAACTCCACAGACGGTACAGGGGAGATAGCGAAGCGGGCTGGAGCCATTGTGCGCCGGGAGTA is part of the Clostridium sp. M62/1 genome and harbors:
- a CDS encoding glycosyltransferase family 2 protein, with protein sequence MEKEQKTVGKRKTAPILYVVVPCYNEESVLPVTSKIFLEKLQGMIGRKKIKDESRILFVNDGSRDSTWELIRSLAREDRHYGGISLSRNRGHQNAVLAGLMTAKSVCDITITIDCDGQDEPDAMEKMVDEWNRGAEIVYGVRSNRKTDTFLKRFTAESFYRIMGWMGVETVFNHADYRLLSRRVLDELSGYQEVNLFLRGMIPLIGFQSSCVYYERQERLKGESHYTLKKMVALAVDGITSLSTKPIRLITGLGLMIAFLSFIGVLWSVLQVFAGKTVQGWGSIVSIVCFLSGIQLLSLGIIGEYIGKIYMETKHRPRFIISETTWELEEEE
- a CDS encoding DUF6020 family protein; its protein translation is MMAKYFEKNFCIINFFLTAFFAAVMVVGASFMKLNSWEEVRRYPIFSLVSFFCYWAAYFIISLLLFKKILRLEKDRKETKSGTYAKFFILWAGLLLCWLPWLIGFYPGISNSDVSDQLAQAFNFENETYLLIDNPLSDEVLINGHHPVFNTWIQGLFLRIGILLGSQNVGIFLHALWIALLTTGVFAYSLWYMMRNSVPRWMCMTVFCIFAFVPCFPLYGINLVKNSTYSAWLYLWVILLVRLAVEGEGLLRKKAYLLLFSLSILMQMLNVKHGVHVVVLTAVFVLWAYRASLRRLLPVFLIPVLAVQIGFNGILMPFLQISPGSRREALGFFYQQTARYARDYPDEVTPEEKAAIDGVLDYDRLAGLYNPITSDPVKFEAYRKEQTRADQTAYFKVWAKQFIKHPGVYLEAAVNGCYGFFYPGLMEWYDYRGFDSAIREVGDGFFTAGHPQALSEFKDLLKAIEYNAKFLPVIGMFFRHGTYVWVMLWCAAALLAVKKYRYLAALMPFLLNILVCIVSPFNANTRYLLPVIYGSGFAVLIVISAVLQIRKGDSEQQNPDASCGKSREEVR